CCGGCTTCGCCCTGTTCGACGCGGCCCGCGATCCCGACCAGCTGTTCGTCAAGGGCCGGCGCCAGCACCGTCCCCTGGGCGACGCCGTCTTCACCGCCGGCATGGGGGTGTTCGAGACGGCGCTGCTGCGCCAGCCGCTGTGGGACATCAACGCCCAGCCGACCCTGTTCGGCCGCGGCTTCTTCGAGACCTGGGACAATCCGCCGCACGACTTCTCGCTCGATCTCTACGCCTTCTACACGGCGCGGGCCGCCGGGCTGGAGGTGAAGCGGTTCCCCGTGCTGTTCGGCAAGCGCGCCCACGGCACCTCGCACTGGAACATCAACTGGCGGGCGAAGGTGAAGTTCATCCGCCGCACCCTCGACTACAGCCTCCGCCTGCGCGCCGCCCTGAGCGAGCCCCGGAGCAAGCCCGAGAGCAAGCCCGAGAGCACGTCATGAAGATCATCCGCCACCGCCGCAACACGTTTGCCGAGCTTCAGGCCACCCCCACCGACCTGGGGATCGAGGTCGACATCCGCAGCCAAGGCACGGAGCTGGTGATCCACCACGATCCCTTCGTGCCCGGCGAGCCGTTCGAGGCTTGGATCGCCGCCTACCGCCACGGCACGCTCATCCTCAACGTCAAGGAGGAGGGGCTGGAGACGCGCCTGCTGGCGCTGATGGAGCGGCACGGCATCACCGACTTCTTCTTCCTGGACCAGTCCTTCCCCTTCCTGGTCAAGACCGCGAACCAGGGCGAGCGCCGCTGCGCGGTGCGGGTGTCGGAGTTCGAATCCGTCGACACCGCGCTGACGCTGGCCGGGCGCATCGAGTGGGTGTGGGTGGACTGCTTCACCCGCTTCCCGCTCGACGCCGCCCAGGCGGCCCGCCTGCAGGACGCCGGGCTGAAGCTGTGCCTGGTCTCGCCCGAGCTGCAAGGCCGCGGAACCGCGGGGATCGCCGACATGCGCCGGCTGCTGGAGCGTGAAGGCATCGTCGCCGAGGCTGTCTGCACGAAGGAACCCGAGGCATGGCGCTGATCCCGTCCGGTCTGGCCACATCCGGTCTGGCGCGCGATCCCTGGTTCCTGACGGGTCTGGCGGTGCGGGGCCTTCTGCTGGCCTTCCTCGCGCCGCACATCCAGGAAACGTGGTTCGTTCCCTTCCTCACCGGGGCCATCCAGTCGCCGGCTCTCGACCCATGGTCGGCCTTCCTGGCCGCCGGGGGCGATTCCCTGAGCTTCCCCTACGGCCCGGTCATGATGGCGGCCTTCCTGCCGCTGGTCCTGGCCGGCTGGCTGGTGGGGCTGCCGTTCGGCGCCGAGGTGGTTCTGGCCGGGCTGGGGCTCCGCCTGACGCTTCTGGCCTTCGACGCTGCCGGCTATCTGGTCCTCCGGCGGATGTTCCCGGAGCGAGGCGCGCTGCTGACCCTGGGCTACTGGCTGTCGCCCCTGGTGCTGTACATCACCTACTGGCACGGCCAGATCGACATCGTGCCGGTCGTGATCATGGTCGCCGCGTTCATGATGATCGGCGAGCACCGGTTCCGCGAGGCCGGGCTGTTGCTGGCCCTGGCCTGCGCCGCCAAGCTCAGCATGCTGCTGGCGCTGCCGTTCCTCGGCATCTACCTGTGGCAGAACAAGCGGCTGCGCAGCGGCTTCGTGCCTTTCGCCGGGGTCTTCGCCGGCATCCTGGCGGTGCTGGGGCTGCTTCCCCTGCTGTCCTCCGGCTACCGCGACATGGTGATGGAGACGCCGGAGGCCGCCAAGCTGTACTGGCTGTCGCTGCCGCAGACGGACGGCCTGGTCATCTATCTGGCGCCGCTGGCCTTCGCGCTGATGGTCTACGCGATGTGGCGGCTGCGGCGGACCAACTTCTCGCTGCTCCTGTCGATGACCGGGGTGTCGTTCCTGATCGTGGTGCTGATGACGCCGGCGTCGCCCGGCTGGTATCTGTGGGCTCTGCCCTTCCTGATCGTCTACCAGATCGGCGCGGACCGGGTGGGCTGGTGGCTGGTCGCCCTCTTCTCCGCCATGGTCGTGCCGCTGCTGGCGCTGACCGCCTCCGGCCCCCGCCTGCCGCTGCTGGGAGCCGATCTCAGCCTGCCGCACCTGCTGTCGTCCCACGCCCATTCGGTGTGGCTGACCGCGGTGGTCGCGGTCGGCTGCGTGCTGGCCATCCGCCTGTTCCGCAACGGCATCCAGCGCAACGACTATTTCCGCCTCAGCCGCGGTCCTCTGGCCATCGGCATCGCCGGCGATTCCGGCGCCGGGAAGGACACGCTGGCGGCGGCGCTCGAAGGGCTGTTCGGGCGCCATTCGGTCCAGCACATCCTGGGCGACGGCTATCACAAATGGGCGCGGGGCGCTCCGATGTGGCGGGCGGTCACGCACCTGAACCCGCGGGCCAACGATCTGCCCCGGCTGAGCGAGCATGTGCACGCCACCCTCGACGGGCGCGACGCGGTCGGCCAGATCTACGACCATCACACCGGCCGCTTCAGCCCGCCGGTCAGGCTGGCCAGCAACGACGTGCTGCTGATCTCCGGCCTGCACACGCTGCTGCCGCCGGCCTTGGTGGAGCGGCTGCACGTCCGCATCTTCCTGGAGACGGACGAGGAGCTTCGCTTCTTCTGGAAGATGCGGCGCGACGTCGCCAAGCGCGGGCACGATCCGGCCGCGGTGCGCGCGCAGATGGCCCGCCGCAAGCCCGACAGCGACGCCTACATCAAGCCCCAGATGGCCAACGCCGACCTCGTGTTCCAGGTGGCCGCGGTCAATCCCGAGCATCTGTCCCGTCCGAAGGGCGACCCTATTCCGTTGAAGCTCCGCGTGATCGTCCGCGACAGCCTGTACACGGAGCGCCTGACCAAGGCCCTGATCGCCATCTGCGGCGTGCATCTGGATCTGGACTTCCCGGACGAGGGCCAGACGGTGGACATGACCATCGAGGGCGACGTCTGGGCCGAGGACATCGGCCTGGCCGCGGCGAATCTCGTCCCCCATCTGGACGAGCTTCTGGACGTGCAGCCGCACTGGCATTCCAACATGCTGGGCGTGATGCAGCTGATCGTCCTCATGCAGATCGACGAAAACCTTCGCAGACGGGTCGCGAAATGACACTCTCCTTCACCCGCCCAGAGGCGTTCGCCACTCCTCCCGAAGCCATCGTCTTCGACACGGACAACAACCTCTACGCCTACGACCCGGCCCATGCGGAGGCGACGGAGGCTGCCGAGCGCAAGGCCTGCAAGTTGTTCGGCCTGTCGCGCAAGGAGTTCCACGACGCCTTCACCGTCGCCCGCCGGGAAGTAAAGGACCGGCTGGGCAAGACCGCCGGGTCCCACAGCCGCCTTCTCTATTTCCAGCGCACGATCGAGCTGCTGGGCATGAAGACGCAGCTCCTGGCGACGCTCGACATCGAACAGACCTACTGGCGGACCTTCCTGCACGCCAGCACCCTGTTCCCGGACGTCAAGGAGTTCCTGCTCGATCTCCGCTCGCTCGGCATCAAGACGGCGATCGTGACCGATCTCACCGCCCAGATCCAGTTCCGCAAGATCATCTATTTCGGCCTCGACGACTATTTCGACTACGTCGTCACCTCGGAGGAGGCCGGCCACGACAAGCCGCACGCGGCTCCCTTCCAGCTCGCCGTGGACAAGCTGGGCGTGCCGCCGCAGCGGTGCTGGATGATCGGGGACAATCCCGTGGCCGACGTCCAGGGCGGCCGCGCCTTCGGCATGATCACCCTGCAGAAGCGCCACGCGGGCGTGAAGATCGCCGAGGGGGATCAGGCGGCGGACGCGGTGTTCGACGAGTTCGGCGAGCT
This genomic window from Azospirillum baldaniorum contains:
- a CDS encoding glycosyltransferase family 2 protein produces the protein MSTYSLVIPCYNEARNLPLLLARAGEAFTRPDIELVLVDNGSTDDSPAVLQELLSRYPFARSVRVEVNQGYGFGILSGLRAARGRVLGWTHADMQTDPTDALTGFALFDAARDPDQLFVKGRRQHRPLGDAVFTAGMGVFETALLRQPLWDINAQPTLFGRGFFETWDNPPHDFSLDLYAFYTARAAGLEVKRFPVLFGKRAHGTSHWNINWRAKVKFIRRTLDYSLRLRAALSEPRSKPESKPESTS
- a CDS encoding putative Phosphoribulokinase/uridine kinase, with protein sequence MALIPSGLATSGLARDPWFLTGLAVRGLLLAFLAPHIQETWFVPFLTGAIQSPALDPWSAFLAAGGDSLSFPYGPVMMAAFLPLVLAGWLVGLPFGAEVVLAGLGLRLTLLAFDAAGYLVLRRMFPERGALLTLGYWLSPLVLYITYWHGQIDIVPVVIMVAAFMMIGEHRFREAGLLLALACAAKLSMLLALPFLGIYLWQNKRLRSGFVPFAGVFAGILAVLGLLPLLSSGYRDMVMETPEAAKLYWLSLPQTDGLVIYLAPLAFALMVYAMWRLRRTNFSLLLSMTGVSFLIVVLMTPASPGWYLWALPFLIVYQIGADRVGWWLVALFSAMVVPLLALTASGPRLPLLGADLSLPHLLSSHAHSVWLTAVVAVGCVLAIRLFRNGIQRNDYFRLSRGPLAIGIAGDSGAGKDTLAAALEGLFGRHSVQHILGDGYHKWARGAPMWRAVTHLNPRANDLPRLSEHVHATLDGRDAVGQIYDHHTGRFSPPVRLASNDVLLISGLHTLLPPALVERLHVRIFLETDEELRFFWKMRRDVAKRGHDPAAVRAQMARRKPDSDAYIKPQMANADLVFQVAAVNPEHLSRPKGDPIPLKLRVIVRDSLYTERLTKALIAICGVHLDLDFPDEGQTVDMTIEGDVWAEDIGLAAANLVPHLDELLDVQPHWHSNMLGVMQLIVLMQIDENLRRRVAK
- a CDS encoding HAD family hydrolase, with the protein product MTLSFTRPEAFATPPEAIVFDTDNNLYAYDPAHAEATEAAERKACKLFGLSRKEFHDAFTVARREVKDRLGKTAGSHSRLLYFQRTIELLGMKTQLLATLDIEQTYWRTFLHASTLFPDVKEFLLDLRSLGIKTAIVTDLTAQIQFRKIIYFGLDDYFDYVVTSEEAGHDKPHAAPFQLAVDKLGVPPQRCWMIGDNPVADVQGGRAFGMITLQKRHAGVKIAEGDQAADAVFDEFGELRRLFVQRGWMKPVPDGTPHGLPETPIMQTGGRSQLADAERLPHS
- a CDS encoding phosphatidylinositol-specific phospholipase C/glycerophosphodiester phosphodiesterase family protein, producing the protein MKIIRHRRNTFAELQATPTDLGIEVDIRSQGTELVIHHDPFVPGEPFEAWIAAYRHGTLILNVKEEGLETRLLALMERHGITDFFFLDQSFPFLVKTANQGERRCAVRVSEFESVDTALTLAGRIEWVWVDCFTRFPLDAAQAARLQDAGLKLCLVSPELQGRGTAGIADMRRLLEREGIVAEAVCTKEPEAWR